From Clostridia bacterium:
AGCCATTCCAGGATATTGGAGAACATTTTTGCACTGTTTATTAACAAAATCAACAGCAAGTTTTAATTTTTCAGGGTTTTCAAAGCATTTTTTAGAAATCATCCAACCATGGAAGAATCCGCTCATAACATATTTGCTTTCGTCAATATCAGTAGTTGCAGGATTGTCGTCAATTACAAAAGATCTGAACGCATAGTTAGATGCTTTGCCTGCGGTAGAATGAGGAGGATAAAATCCTGCTGCGTTCCAGTTACCGTTTACATCAAATGATTTATTTCCGTTCCACATAGCTTGTTTTTCATCGCCGTATTGAATAGCAGGATTAGAACCCATATTTAGATCAGTTCTCATATAACTTACCATTTCGGTCAAAACTGCTTCCAAATCAGCACGGTTATCTTGGAACCATTTTTTATTAGGAATTTGAACATCAGCCCATTTCTTACCCATCTTTTGCAAGCCGATATAATTTAGCCAAGTATTGGTTTCGCCTGCAGCATCAACGATTTTTGATGAATCCAAAGTTTTAAGTTTATTCTTTAGAGCTGTGTATGACGCAAAGTCGGCTTCGGTAAACACACTCTTTTCGTAGTAAATACCAAAACTGTTGCCCAAAAAAGCCAAAGCATGCGGATCTCCGCCTACTTCAGGGAAACCTTTACCATAATCGGGGTGTTTTGCTCTTATATCTGCAACTTTTGCTAGCTTATCTTGAATGGGCAGATTTCTGCCAGGTGAAAAGATATAAAGCACATCAGGAACATATTTTTCACTAACAAATTTTGAAATAGCGACATCATCAAA
This genomic window contains:
- a CDS encoding ABC transporter substrate-binding protein, whose translation is MKLRKRLISLVLACALLFSASALLIGCKDKSNELIVFTMFGGDDPNKDAYMVGVNEFKKAHPEVHVEDQSIQAVGEGFDDVAISKFVSEKYVPDVLYIFSPGRNLPIQDKLAKVADIRAKHPDYGKGFPEVGGDPHALAFLGNSFGIYYEKSVFTEADFASYTALKNKLKTLDSSKIVDAAGETNTWLNYIGLQKMGKKWADVQIPNKKWFQDNRADLEAVLTEMVSYMRTDLNMGSNPAIQYGDEKQAMWNGNKSFDVNGNWNAAGFYPPHSTAGKASNYAFRSFVIDDNPATTDIDESKYVMSGFFHGWMISKKCFENPEKLKLAVDFVNKQCKNVLQYPGMAANGATREDDTDLAKQTKDILKKEGAIMCSPLDDKFLDMTAKTTFFTGLTNMILGTKTPAQVITDTINAFVG